A genomic region of Methanobacterium sp. SMA-27 contains the following coding sequences:
- a CDS encoding UvrD-helicase domain-containing protein, giving the protein MWKDGIRGNEALDIISTNDEKLCVIAGPGTGKTFALKKRIEKLLEEGKDPSRMLVVTFSRIAALDIKKELLELGLKGSEKIHAQTLHSFCFSLLNKEGVLQSIGRDTRILLEYEEKFMLNDLLHLGLGSITELEERLSAFETAWARLQTEEPGWPNNKKDRIFQKNLLDWLNFHDCMIIGEIIPETYKYIRNNPSSFVSTNYDYIFIDEYQDLNKAEQKLLELLAQNGASVMVIGDDDQSIFESLRHAHPEGILEYSKQISNGYKSLNTCQRCPQNVVDIATELISNNDIRYFTKDLETIPEKANGKITLIQWRSLDEEVRGIVEYIKKTIVEETTDIGKILVLSPSRDVGFMIREKLNENNIKALCFYTEQELKKGTIKKWEKSEHKQAFTLLTLLAHPKDKVALRSWLGFGSNNVRAPSYKILRDYCYDESEDIFNVLEKIINEEINIPRLTPIVKEYIKLKKSINELKSLKGQELVDKLFPEDKEWSNLFRSILNDVDTNSSAFEIFEELRKEITQPEVPINVDYVRIMSLHKSKGLTADLVIITSCVDYLIPFRKRDLRGDDRKRQLEEQRRLFYVGITRTTNILVISSFLQWPSELAYKYVPNLMRRGGGFVRTRTSPFIFELGSKAPKVISGDTWTF; this is encoded by the coding sequence ATGTGGAAAGATGGAATTCGAGGAAATGAAGCTTTAGATATTATTTCAACAAATGACGAAAAATTATGTGTCATTGCAGGTCCTGGAACTGGGAAAACATTTGCTCTTAAGAAAAGGATTGAAAAACTTTTAGAAGAAGGAAAAGATCCTTCTAGAATGCTAGTGGTCACATTTTCTAGAATTGCAGCCTTAGATATTAAAAAAGAACTTTTAGAATTAGGTTTAAAAGGATCTGAAAAAATCCATGCCCAAACTCTTCATTCATTTTGTTTTTCACTTCTTAATAAAGAAGGTGTCCTACAATCAATAGGACGAGATACTAGGATTTTGTTAGAATATGAAGAAAAATTTATGCTAAATGATCTCCTTCATTTAGGTTTAGGTTCAATAACTGAGCTTGAAGAAAGATTAAGTGCATTTGAAACAGCTTGGGCTAGATTACAAACGGAAGAACCAGGATGGCCAAATAATAAAAAGGATAGAATTTTTCAAAAAAATCTATTAGATTGGTTGAATTTTCATGATTGTATGATTATTGGCGAAATTATACCAGAAACATATAAATATATCCGGAATAATCCTTCTTCTTTTGTAAGTACAAATTATGATTATATCTTTATTGATGAATACCAGGATTTAAATAAAGCTGAACAAAAACTTTTAGAACTTTTAGCTCAAAATGGGGCTTCTGTAATGGTAATAGGAGATGATGATCAATCAATTTTCGAAAGTCTAAGACATGCACATCCTGAGGGTATATTAGAGTACAGTAAACAAATTTCCAATGGATATAAATCATTAAACACTTGTCAGAGATGTCCACAAAATGTAGTAGATATTGCAACCGAATTAATCAGCAATAATGACATTAGATATTTCACTAAAGATCTTGAAACAATTCCAGAAAAAGCTAATGGAAAAATAACATTAATTCAATGGAGAAGTTTAGATGAAGAAGTTAGAGGTATCGTTGAGTATATAAAAAAGACCATAGTTGAAGAAACAACAGATATAGGTAAAATACTTGTTTTATCTCCTAGTCGTGATGTAGGATTTATGATACGCGAAAAATTAAATGAAAACAATATCAAAGCCCTTTGTTTTTATACAGAACAAGAATTAAAGAAAGGAACTATCAAGAAATGGGAAAAAAGTGAACATAAACAAGCTTTTACTCTATTAACATTATTAGCCCATCCCAAAGATAAAGTAGCTTTAAGAAGTTGGCTAGGTTTTGGTAGTAATAATGTGAGAGCACCATCATACAAAATCCTACGTGATTACTGTTATGATGAAAGTGAAGATATTTTCAATGTTCTTGAAAAAATAATTAATGAAGAAATCAATATTCCTCGACTTACTCCTATAGTTAAAGAATATATCAAATTAAAAAAATCTATTAACGAATTAAAATCTCTAAAAGGGCAAGAACTAGTAGATAAATTATTCCCAGAGGATAAAGAATGGTCAAATCTTTTCAGATCGATTTTAAATGATGTGGATACAAATTCATCAGCTTTTGAAATATTTGAAGAATTACGAAAAGAAATAACTCAACCAGAAGTACCCATTAATGTTGATTATGTTCGTATAATGAGTTTACATAAATCTAAAGGTTTAACAGCAGATTTAGTAATTATTACTAGTTGTGTAGATTATTTAATTCCTTTCAGAAAAAGAGATTTGAGAGGAGATGATAGAAAAAGACAATTGGAAGAACAAAGAAGGTTATTCTACGTTGGAATAACCAGAACTACTAATATTCTAGTAATATCTTCCTTTTTACAATGGCCATCAGAATTGGCATATAAATACGTGCCTAATTTAATGCGGAGAGGCGGGGGTTTTGTAAGAACAAGAACTTCCCCGTTTATATTTGAATTAGGTTCTAAAGCTCCAAAAGTTATTAGTGGCGATACTTGGACATTTTAA
- a CDS encoding ThiF family adenylyltransferase, protein MQNRYARQIILQNIGEEGQEKLLASSAAIVGCGALGTVAANNLARAGIGKIYIIDRDFVELNNLQRQMLFDENDIGTPKAVAAAEKVKAINSGIDVYPVIKDVNYTNVEDLLKGVDIVIDGTDNIQTRMLINDVCVKHKIPWIYTGAIGTSGMSMNIIPEKACLRCLYPGVPKAGSLPTCDTMGVLNTATVIMGSIETTEAIKILLGYYDEIESTHSNLLVYDIWKQSFDSIKVKKNEKCECCVNENFEFLESDEQEIITSLCGRNAIQITPADPKELVLKNIGEKLEKLGTVKCSDFIMLFKNHETEISLFRDGRAIIKGTNDEMVARTIYARYIGT, encoded by the coding sequence ATGCAGAACAGATATGCACGACAAATAATATTGCAAAACATTGGAGAAGAGGGACAGGAAAAACTTCTTGCTAGTAGCGCTGCCATTGTAGGTTGTGGTGCGCTGGGTACTGTTGCTGCCAATAATTTGGCCCGTGCAGGTATTGGGAAAATTTATATCATTGACAGGGATTTTGTAGAGCTTAACAATCTGCAGAGACAAATGCTCTTTGATGAAAACGATATTGGGACACCTAAAGCAGTTGCAGCAGCAGAGAAGGTTAAAGCAATAAATTCTGGAATTGATGTATATCCAGTTATTAAAGATGTAAACTATACCAATGTTGAGGATCTGTTAAAAGGAGTGGACATTGTAATCGATGGAACAGACAATATACAGACCAGAATGCTGATAAATGATGTTTGTGTTAAACATAAAATTCCATGGATTTACACTGGTGCCATAGGAACATCTGGAATGAGCATGAACATAATACCCGAAAAAGCATGCCTCAGATGTCTCTACCCCGGTGTACCCAAGGCAGGATCACTCCCAACATGCGATACAATGGGAGTATTAAATACAGCAACGGTTATAATGGGTTCAATAGAAACAACCGAAGCAATTAAAATATTATTAGGATATTATGATGAAATAGAATCAACCCACAGTAACTTACTTGTATACGATATATGGAAACAATCTTTCGATAGTATAAAGGTTAAAAAGAATGAAAAATGTGAGTGCTGTGTAAATGAAAATTTCGAATTTTTAGAGTCTGATGAACAAGAAATAATAACATCACTATGCGGTAGAAACGCAATACAGATCACACCTGCAGATCCAAAGGAATTGGTACTTAAAAATATTGGAGAAAAACTTGAAAAACTCGGTACAGTTAAGTGCTCAGATTTTATAATGCTCTTCAAAAACCATGAAACAGAAATTTCATTATTCCGTGATGGAAGAGCTATTATTAAAGGAACCAACGATGAAATGGTTGCTAGAACCATATACGCGAGGTATATTGGAACATGA
- a CDS encoding helix-turn-helix domain-containing protein yields MFFEKPIKEIEESDIERLMELEIPEDKNLEYKGDFNTDDLGHKRTLLKTVSAFSNTSGGLLIYGIDEEEGIPSELKGIEVDNKDQLGRWLEEYIRGNSEPKISSIDVEFIDKTNSDNSFILVKVPRSWNLPHKVTMGPKTKKFFIRRGRYSEEMDISDLRTAFNFSETLAEQIKRFREERISSILSDETPIPLKKGAKIVIHIIPINAFYPGLQYDIEQIYSDNQFRLRAIDAYSPKLRYNFDGLLGSELPDNEGLGSTYVQLYRNGIIEATNGDFFNDEHKIMSDGYYEKIVVKSVTEYLEIYKQINIELPIFVFLTVVGAKGYQMESDRDSNFGRRENLTIDRNVLANQEILLKRYPNNVGNVLKPAFDAFRNACGFKDSKNYDENDEWNPTN; encoded by the coding sequence ATGTTTTTCGAAAAACCTATCAAAGAAATTGAAGAATCTGATATAGAACGTTTAATGGAACTTGAAATTCCTGAAGATAAAAATTTAGAGTATAAAGGGGATTTTAACACAGACGACTTAGGCCATAAAAGAACATTATTGAAAACCGTCTCAGCATTTTCCAATACAAGTGGAGGTTTATTGATTTATGGAATAGATGAAGAAGAGGGTATTCCATCAGAATTGAAAGGTATAGAAGTTGATAATAAAGATCAATTGGGAAGATGGTTAGAAGAATATATCAGAGGTAATTCTGAACCTAAAATTTCTTCAATAGATGTTGAATTTATTGATAAAACAAATTCCGATAACAGTTTTATTTTAGTTAAAGTTCCAAGAAGTTGGAATTTGCCTCACAAGGTAACTATGGGTCCTAAAACAAAAAAATTCTTTATTCGGAGAGGGCGTTATTCTGAAGAAATGGATATTTCTGATTTAAGAACTGCCTTTAATTTCTCTGAAACATTAGCAGAACAAATAAAAAGATTCCGAGAAGAAAGAATCAGTAGCATATTATCAGATGAAACACCTATTCCTTTAAAGAAAGGTGCTAAAATTGTAATCCACATAATCCCCATTAATGCTTTTTATCCGGGACTGCAATATGACATTGAACAAATATATTCAGACAACCAATTTAGATTAAGAGCAATTGATGCATATAGCCCTAAATTACGCTATAACTTTGATGGATTATTAGGAAGTGAATTACCCGATAATGAAGGATTGGGTTCCACTTATGTTCAATTATATAGAAATGGAATCATTGAAGCGACCAATGGAGATTTTTTTAATGATGAGCATAAAATAATGTCAGATGGCTATTATGAAAAGATTGTTGTTAAATCAGTTACTGAATATTTAGAAATTTATAAACAAATTAATATAGAACTCCCAATTTTTGTTTTCTTAACTGTGGTGGGTGCAAAAGGTTATCAAATGGAATCAGATCGTGATTCTAACTTTGGACGACGTGAAAATCTAACCATAGATAGAAATGTATTAGCCAATCAAGAAATATTATTGAAAAGATACCCTAATAATGTTGGTAATGTATTGAAACCTGCTTTTGATGCCTTTAGGAATGCATGTGGATTTAAAGATTCAAAAAATTATGACGAGAATGATGAATGGAATCCTACAAACTAA
- a CDS encoding type I restriction endonuclease subunit R, with amino-acid sequence MTLSEDEIELLALTIFEELGFDIFHGPDISPDGPNPKRELYSDVVIVKILRDAIYRLNPDIPPTAKDEAVKKVIRSDSPDLLINNFQFHQFITDGITVEYRNDGRIVHDKVWLFDFENPDNNVFSAINQFTIIENNNNRRPDIILFVNGLPLVVIELKNPVDDKATLNKAYQQLQTYQSQIPSLFHFNEILMISDGMEARAGTLTSDYQRFMPWKTIEGEKDSLLTMVEMEVLIRGMFNKTVLMDLIRHFIVYDDSENKIKKKLAAYHQYHAVNKAVEATVEAASPKGDRRCGVVWHTQGSGKSLIMAFYAGKLVLEMDNPTLVVLTDRNDLDDQLFGTFKGSENILRQEPVQAENREHLQELLQVASGGIVFTTIQKFLPEKGTDYPTLSERRNIVVIADEAHRSQYDFIDGFARHMRDALPNASFIGFTGTPLERGDKNTVSVFGNYIDIYDIEQAVEDGATVRIYYENRLVKLDLKKEEVLHIDPQFDFITEGQEIESQEKLKSKWARMEAVVGSETRIKRVAYDLVKHFEERIDAMDGKGMIVCMSRRICIELYKEIIKLRPEWHNEDDKYGFLKVVMTGSATDPLDWQPHIRNKQRRKQLGDEFRDPHSPIKLVLVRDMWLTGFDVPSLHTMYIDKPMQGHGLMQTIARVNRVYKEKQGGLIVDYLGIATELKKALNQYTEGGGRGDIAFDQEQAVAIMMEKYEIVTALFHGFQFQSFQKANTGEKLKLMRNGADFVMGQEDGKKRCMKYVNELSKAFSLAVPHPQAMGIRDDLAFFKAVKNYIIKVTSPPGSQVEDVDLAIQQILSTALVSDEVLDLFQLAGLKKPDISILSDEFLLEVKDMEHKNTAAELLKRLLNDEINSISRKNVIEARSFSDMLEKTIKKYHNRNIEAVAVIEELIELAKQMRQAQDRGENLGLTEYELAFYDALGVNDSAVQVLGDDILREIAMELVKAIKSNITIDWTLRESVQAKMRVSIKRILKQYGYPPDKQKLAVKTVLEQANKVCEEWAKT; translated from the coding sequence TGGTCCAAATCCTAAGAGGGAACTTTATAGTGATGTTGTAATCGTAAAAATATTAAGAGATGCTATATATCGTTTGAACCCAGACATTCCTCCCACAGCAAAAGATGAAGCTGTGAAAAAAGTTATTAGGTCTGATAGCCCTGATCTTCTTATTAATAATTTTCAATTTCATCAATTTATTACAGATGGAATCACAGTTGAATACAGAAATGATGGAAGGATAGTTCATGATAAGGTTTGGCTTTTTGATTTTGAAAATCCTGATAATAACGTTTTTTCGGCTATAAACCAATTTACTATAATTGAAAATAATAATAACCGCCGTCCTGATATAATTCTTTTTGTTAACGGTTTACCATTAGTTGTCATTGAGCTTAAAAATCCTGTTGATGATAAAGCTACATTAAATAAAGCATATCAGCAGCTACAAACTTATCAATCTCAAATACCCTCTTTATTCCATTTTAATGAGATTTTAATGATTAGTGATGGGATGGAAGCTCGTGCAGGTACATTAACTAGTGATTATCAACGATTCATGCCATGGAAAACAATTGAAGGTGAAAAGGATTCTTTATTAACGATGGTGGAGATGGAAGTTCTTATTAGAGGCATGTTTAATAAAACAGTGCTTATGGATCTTATAAGACATTTTATTGTTTATGATGATTCTGAAAACAAAATAAAGAAGAAATTGGCTGCATATCATCAATATCATGCAGTTAATAAAGCTGTTGAAGCCACTGTTGAAGCTGCTAGTCCTAAAGGTGATCGAAGATGTGGGGTAGTTTGGCACACTCAAGGATCTGGTAAGAGCTTAATTATGGCATTCTATGCTGGAAAGTTAGTACTCGAAATGGATAATCCAACTTTAGTTGTCTTAACAGATCGAAATGATTTAGATGATCAGCTATTTGGAACTTTTAAAGGCTCTGAAAATATATTAAGACAAGAACCTGTCCAAGCAGAAAACAGAGAACATCTTCAAGAGCTATTACAAGTAGCAAGTGGAGGCATAGTTTTCACAACTATTCAAAAGTTTCTTCCAGAGAAAGGAACAGATTATCCTACTCTATCAGAACGTAGAAATATTGTGGTTATAGCTGATGAGGCACACCGTTCTCAATACGATTTTATCGACGGATTCGCTAGACATATGCGAGATGCGCTTCCTAATGCTTCTTTTATTGGCTTTACAGGCACACCTTTAGAGCGTGGAGATAAAAACACAGTATCTGTTTTTGGAAATTATATTGATATTTATGATATTGAACAAGCTGTAGAAGATGGTGCTACAGTACGAATCTATTACGAAAATAGACTGGTTAAGTTGGACCTTAAGAAAGAAGAAGTATTACATATAGATCCTCAATTTGATTTTATTACGGAAGGTCAAGAGATAGAAAGTCAAGAAAAGCTCAAAAGTAAATGGGCACGGATGGAAGCTGTTGTAGGAAGTGAAACACGTATTAAACGTGTAGCATACGATTTAGTCAAACATTTCGAGGAAAGAATTGATGCTATGGATGGTAAAGGCATGATTGTATGTATGAGCCGCCGTATATGTATTGAATTATACAAAGAGATAATCAAGCTCAGACCAGAATGGCACAATGAAGACGATAAATACGGCTTTTTAAAAGTGGTTATGACTGGAAGTGCCACAGATCCATTAGACTGGCAACCACATATACGCAACAAACAACGAAGAAAACAATTAGGTGACGAATTCAGGGACCCACACTCACCCATTAAATTAGTTTTAGTAAGAGATATGTGGCTCACTGGTTTTGATGTGCCTAGTTTACATACAATGTATATTGATAAACCAATGCAAGGACATGGCCTTATGCAAACCATAGCACGGGTTAACCGAGTGTACAAAGAGAAACAAGGTGGACTTATTGTAGATTATTTGGGTATTGCAACTGAACTTAAAAAAGCCTTGAATCAATATACCGAGGGTGGTGGACGTGGAGACATTGCATTTGATCAAGAACAAGCAGTTGCAATAATGATGGAGAAATATGAAATAGTCACAGCTCTATTCCATGGTTTCCAATTTCAAAGTTTCCAAAAAGCAAACACTGGCGAGAAATTAAAGCTCATGCGAAACGGAGCAGATTTTGTAATGGGTCAAGAAGATGGTAAAAAACGCTGCATGAAATATGTTAATGAATTATCAAAAGCTTTTTCCTTGGCTGTGCCACACCCACAAGCTATGGGAATAAGGGATGACTTAGCATTCTTTAAAGCTGTGAAAAACTATATAATCAAAGTTACATCACCACCAGGAAGCCAAGTAGAAGACGTTGACTTAGCTATACAACAGATTCTATCCACTGCATTAGTATCTGATGAAGTCTTGGACCTATTCCAACTAGCCGGACTAAAAAAACCAGACATATCCATCCTATCTGACGAGTTCCTCTTAGAAGTTAAAGACATGGAACACAAAAACACTGCAGCAGAACTACTTAAACGACTCCTTAATGATGAAATAAATAGCATATCTCGCAAAAATGTAATTGAAGCAAGATCATTCTCTGATATGCTTGAAAAAACAATCAAAAAGTACCACAATCGAAATATTGAAGCTGTCGCAGTTATTGAAGAACTCATTGAACTTGCGAAACAAATGAGACAAGCACAAGATAGAGGGGAAAATTTAGGGCTTACAGAATACGAACTAGCATTTTACGATGCTTTGGGAGTTAATGATAGTGCAGTACAAGTTCTGGGGGATGATATCCTTAGGGAAATAGCTATGGAATTGGTTAAAGCCATTAAAAGTAATATTACTATCGATTGGACTTTAAGAGAAAGTGTACAAGCTAAAATGAGGGTATCAATAAAAAGAATTCTTAAACAATATGGATATCCACCAGACAAACAAAAATTAGCAGTAAAAACTGTACTAGAACAAGCAAACAAAGTTTGCGAAGAATGGGCTAAAACTTAG
- a CDS encoding FAD-dependent oxidoreductase, whose translation MIYDVIIVGTGAGGATVAHELSNKKLKLLVLEKGSDHPDGTAASHIKNTALNLSLPYGDHDDEEYEFLKHAPELMNIEGVGGTTPASLANACYACTSCYKNSATAQFKVHDMELFEELLDASKDLKVGSLPVERMGQATRRIVEQGEKLGYFMEPMPKFIDLEKCDSCGLCIMGCTKGAKWDASHFINQIIENNNNTEVITNFTVLKVLHNNGNVDGVEGIDNNGKTISYKAKKVIVAAGALNTPQILIDSGIVKHVGEGLFTDLFITVGGYLKDIKLNKEIPMGVKSEFGPYFLSPHFSNQLIPLIEEKGYNPRPEDIIGLMVKIADEANGKIGEDGKIEKKLTQGDLDLLTEGYKKSVELLKAVGVETSSISSTPIRGAHPGGTAAIGKVVDKNLETQVKGLYISDASVIPQAPGRPPILTIAALSKRLSNIIMGEFTPETINSITTEK comes from the coding sequence ATGATATACGACGTTATAATTGTGGGAACCGGAGCTGGGGGGGCAACGGTTGCACATGAACTTTCTAATAAAAAATTGAAGCTACTCGTACTTGAAAAAGGCTCTGATCATCCAGATGGAACTGCAGCCAGCCATATTAAAAATACTGCTTTAAACCTTAGTTTACCATATGGAGATCATGATGATGAAGAATATGAATTTTTGAAACATGCTCCCGAGCTCATGAATATCGAAGGTGTAGGCGGTACAACACCAGCATCACTTGCAAATGCATGTTATGCATGTACAAGTTGTTATAAAAACTCTGCTACAGCCCAATTTAAAGTACATGATATGGAACTCTTTGAAGAATTACTTGATGCAAGTAAGGATCTAAAGGTTGGATCTCTACCGGTTGAAAGAATGGGACAAGCAACCCGCAGAATTGTGGAACAAGGGGAAAAACTCGGATACTTCATGGAACCCATGCCCAAATTCATTGACTTAGAAAAATGTGACAGCTGCGGACTCTGTATTATGGGATGTACAAAAGGTGCCAAATGGGATGCATCTCATTTTATAAATCAGATAATTGAAAATAACAATAATACAGAAGTAATCACTAATTTTACAGTCTTAAAAGTTTTACACAATAATGGAAATGTTGATGGAGTGGAAGGAATAGATAACAACGGGAAAACAATTTCATATAAAGCCAAGAAAGTGATAGTGGCTGCTGGAGCTTTGAACACTCCCCAAATACTCATAGATTCGGGTATTGTAAAACATGTTGGTGAGGGCCTCTTCACAGATCTGTTCATTACAGTTGGAGGTTATCTCAAGGATATTAAACTCAACAAGGAAATTCCTATGGGAGTTAAATCAGAGTTTGGTCCTTACTTTTTATCGCCACATTTTTCAAACCAACTAATACCATTAATAGAAGAGAAGGGATATAATCCTCGTCCTGAAGATATTATAGGATTGATGGTTAAGATAGCAGACGAAGCCAATGGTAAGATTGGTGAAGATGGTAAAATTGAAAAAAAACTGACACAAGGAGACTTAGATCTTTTAACGGAAGGTTATAAAAAATCAGTTGAACTTTTAAAGGCCGTTGGAGTAGAAACATCCTCAATATCATCCACTCCTATAAGGGGAGCTCATCCGGGGGGAACAGCTGCAATTGGCAAAGTTGTTGATAAAAACCTTGAAACACAAGTAAAAGGACTGTATATTTCAGATGCAAGTGTAATACCTCAAGCGCCAGGAAGACCACCTATACTCACCATAGCTGCCCTTTCTAAAAGACTTTCAAATATTATTATGGGAGAATTCACACCGGAAACTATTAATTCAATCACAACTGAAAAGTGA